Genomic segment of Paenibacillus polymyxa:
CATAATCAGACCAGCTTACTGATGAGAGCTTATTTGATTAATTATAAAGACGTGATAGTAACGACCGTTCCTTTTCATTTAAACAAATAAAGTCACTGCCAATTGTAGGGTACAGCTGAATATAGCATGACCAAAATGAACATCTTTTGGCCGCATTTCTTGCGGTCGGAGGGTGTTTTTTTTGCATAACGGAGATATTTACTTTGGTGATACATTTTGTGTATTATAGATACGAAATGTATCATTTAAGACTGTTATGGAGGGATACGATGCCCGAAGCCACGGGGAAAATGGAAGATGACAAGCTGCAATTTGTAGATACGCTGAGGGCGCTGGCTATTATTGGAGTTTTACTTGTGCATGTCAGCCAGCATGTAGACGGATTAAACGGATGGTTGCAAAAAGGCTTGAGTATAGGAGCTAAAGGAGTCGCTTTATTTTATATGGCCAGCGCTTTTACACTATTTCTGTCCTTGAGCAGACGTTCAGGTGACAAGAGGGAAAGAATTTCAGCTTACCTGTTGCGTCGTTTTTTTCGGATTGCTCCTTTGTATTACGTGATGTTAGGAATCTATTTGGCTGTGAACGGGACAGGTCCAAGATTTTGGCTTGGAGATCAGGTGGGAGTCACTGCCGCCAATATCGCTGCTCATGTCCTGTTTTTGAATGGTCTGAATCCGTACTGGATCAACAGCATTATTGGTGTGGAATGGTCCATTGCGGTGGAATGTATGTTTTATCTGTTTATCCCCCTATTATTTAAGCTGATCCGATCAGTCCGCCATGCGACCTGGTTTGTCGTGATGCTGCTTGTGGTAAGCTTCGGTCTAAATACGGTATTTGCTCAATATCCATGGATTAGTAATCACTCTTTATGGGGTCACTATCTGTATTTATGGTTTCCGAATCAATTGCCTGTCTTTGGGCTAGGTATATTGTTGTTTTTCATTTGGAAAGACGAGCGGCATTGGAAAAGTATAGACCGAGTCAGTGGAGGTTTGCTGCTTGTTTCTGTGCTATTTGCATTTTTTGGAGGCATGACCGATTATCTCATAGGTTTCGGGTTGCTACTGGGAGCGTATGCTTTGTATCACTGGCAGCCGATATGGCTGCTTAATCGGGTATGGTCATGGATCGGCCGCCTTAGCTACAGCATGTATTTGACGCATATGCTGGCTCTGGGACTAATCGTACAGGTTAAAATACCTTTTGCTCCCCTAGTCAGCCTCACACTTATGTTTATCATGACGTTGCTAGTCACCATCGGACTATCTTGGTTTACCTACTCGTGGATTGAACAGCCCGGCATCCTTTGGGGGAAAAAGCTTATATCACGTATGAAGCCTGTGCGCAAGCAGGGAGATTCGGTCAAAGAAAGTGTTGCCTAAGCTACAACTTGAAGCAGCATCCGATAACATTTGGTTGAAGTGCTTGAATTAATCTATGAAATAATTGAAAAGA
This window contains:
- a CDS encoding acyltransferase family protein yields the protein MPEATGKMEDDKLQFVDTLRALAIIGVLLVHVSQHVDGLNGWLQKGLSIGAKGVALFYMASAFTLFLSLSRRSGDKRERISAYLLRRFFRIAPLYYVMLGIYLAVNGTGPRFWLGDQVGVTAANIAAHVLFLNGLNPYWINSIIGVEWSIAVECMFYLFIPLLFKLIRSVRHATWFVVMLLVVSFGLNTVFAQYPWISNHSLWGHYLYLWFPNQLPVFGLGILLFFIWKDERHWKSIDRVSGGLLLVSVLFAFFGGMTDYLIGFGLLLGAYALYHWQPIWLLNRVWSWIGRLSYSMYLTHMLALGLIVQVKIPFAPLVSLTLMFIMTLLVTIGLSWFTYSWIEQPGILWGKKLISRMKPVRKQGDSVKESVA